The genomic segment TCGCTGATCCTTCTGCGCAACGCCTTCAAGGAGCTTGTGAACCTGCCCGAGCCCATCCACGTGACGGCGGACTGGACGCCCATCCTGCGCATCGTCTCCGACGGCTCCGGGGCGCTGGTGATCTTCGCGCTGCTGGGCGTCTACACCCGGCTCATCTTCTCCCACGACCAGGGCCAGCGCACCGAGAAGGCCCGGCCGGGGCAGGCCCGCTACAGCTTCATCGCCTCCAAGAAGATCGTGGCGCTCACGCTCCTGGCGCTCTTCGCCCTGTTGGGCGGGCGGGCCATCCTCGAGGGCTTCACGGGCAACCACACGTTCGAGTTCTTCGAGACCTTCTACACCGTGCTCGTGTTCTCCGACATCCTCCTGGTGCTGCTCTCCCAGCGCTACATCCCGGGCTACCTGGCCGTGTTCCGCAACTCCGGCTACGCCCTGGCCACCCTGGGCATCCGCCTGGCGCTGGCCGCCCCGCCCTTCTACAACGCCCTGCTGGGCATCGGCGCGGCCCTCTACGCCGTGGCCCTCACCTGGGCCTACAACAAGCTCTCCAGCCGCCCCGGGGAGCGCCACCCGTGACCCCCCGCGTCCACTTCGTGGGGGCCGGACCCGGCGACCCGGAGCTCCTGACCCTCAAGGCCGCCCGACTGCTGGCCCGGGCCGATCTGGTGATCCATCCCGGCTCGCTCACGCCCAAGGCCGTCACGGACATGGCCGCGCCCGGCGCGAGAATCCTGGACAGCGCCTCCATGACCCTGGAGGAGACCCACGCCGCCATCCGCGACACCGTGCTTGCGGGCGGCTTCGTGGTGCGCCTCCAGGCCGGGGACCCTGCCCTCTACGGCACCGTGGCCGAACAGGCCCGCCTCCTGGAGGCCGAGGGCATCGACTACGCCGTGGTGCCGGGCGTCACGGCGGCCTCGGCGGCCTCGGCGGCCCTGCGCATTCCCGCCACGGCCCCGGAGGTGACCCAGACCCTGGTGCTCACGCGCCTGGCCGGGCGCACCCCCGTGCCCGAGGCCGAGAACCTGCGCGCCCTGGCCGCCCACAAGAGCGCCCTGGCCGTCTACCTCTCGGCCCACATGCCCGAGGCCGTGCGCGAGGAGCTGCTGGCCGCCGGGCACGACCCCGCGACCACCGTGGCCGTGGCCCACCGCGTGGGCTGGCCCGAGCAGGAGCTGCACCTCTCCACCGTGCGGGACTTCCCCGAGCTGGTGCGCGCGCGCGGCCTCACCAGCCAGACCCTCTTCCTGGTGCTGCCCGGCCACCAGGCCGGGACGCGCTCGAAGCTCTACGACCCGGCCTTCGCCCACGGCGCGCGCCCGGCCCGCGAAGACAGCGGACGGAATACCCCATGCTGACCCTCACCGTGACTACCTTGCGCCGCGAGGAGCTCAAGCCCATCACCCGCGACCTCCAGCAACTGGCGACCGCCAACGGCTGGAGCGAGGGCGTGCTCACGCTCTTCTGCCCCCACACCACGGCCGGGCTCACCGTGAACGAGAACGCCGACCCCGACGTGGCCCGCGACATGCTGGACATCCTGGCGCGCCTCGTGCCCCAGCGCGGCGGCTATCGCCACGCCGAGGGCAATTCCGACGCCCACGTGAAGGCCAGCCTCATGGGGCCGTCGCTTTCGCTCATCGTCTCAGGCGGCCGCATCCGCCTGGGCACGTGGCAGGGCGTCTACTTCTGCGAGTTCGACGGCCCCAGGGAGCGCACGCTCTGGGCGCAGTGGACCGGGACCTAGGCGGACCATGCCTGCAGGCCCGCGCGGGGTCGCTCCTCACCCCGGAAGCGTGAACCGGGCGGGCCTTCTCCAACGCCTGGCCCTTTGCCCGGGAGCTGCCCGGTCCCTGCGGCCCGCGACCGCTCCCCCGGAGCGACGGCCCCGACAAGCCGCGTTAACGCCCGCCTCCCCGCTTCAAAAGGACATCGCCGGGGCCTGCGCGGGCGCGGCGGAAAAGCCGGGCAAACGCATCTTCTGAACCACACTTCGAAGCCGTTGATGCGAGGCATGACGACACACCTCAGCGACCAAAAGGGTCGAGAAGTTTTCCACGATAGTCGAGTTTGTTTACACCCCCGCCCCTGGACGAATGGCCCGATCTGGATTCTCAACCATCCCAGACAATGGGGGAATCACGAATCATTTCCCCCTCCCTTCTCAAATCCCACCGCCTCAAGGCATCCTCGAGATGCCCCGGTATGTCGCGACAGACACACGTACTCTGCCGCAAACCGCTAAAATGTCCATTGATCCTAGGCAAAAGGCAGGCATTCGTCGCGAACTTCAGCCATCGGTTTCACCTTGAGCACATCCGCCCGGCTTCAACAGAGCCAGGTTTTCAGGTCTATTTGCCGATCCTCCAGGAACAATATTTGCTTAGGACAGAGCCAGTTCGCGTACTACAAAACCAGATCAGACTAATCTTGTCTGGTGGCTTCTCAATTGCATTGCTTTTCATCACCACAGACACATACAGAGTACACCCAGGAACAAGCCACGCCCAAGGAGACAACGAATGAAAACAATCCTTTTTCTCGCCATGCTCCTTGTCCCGGTATGCTCCCATGCCCAGACAAGCAGCACATTTAACTTTACATACAATTTTGACAAGCTGAGCATTCTAGGGGCCACTCCGCAACCTATCCAGGGAAACTTCACTGGCAATGCAACATTTGAAATAACATTCAGCAACATAGTAACAGGAACATACTCAAGCCAAGCGAACTCTGGCCAGTACTGGAACTCGACAGGAACAAAGAACGCGACATCAACAATTGATCCCATCTGGAAGCCCGCAGAGATGGGCAGCATAAAAGAATCTTCTGTCGTTGTAAGCGACCTGATGGACAGTGCAACACATTCATACGCAAACACATCAATGGTGTCATTTATAAGCAACTATTTCAAACCTGCGTCCGACAACACATGGAATGCCGCCAGCCTTTCCATCGAAGGCCTGCTCCAAGGACCAATCGCTGACAAGTTTTCGTATGACTTTGTAGTCGCGACCACAAATTCAATTGGGTCTAACTTCACTGCAAGGGGGGGACTCGTCCCGGTAACCCTCGTGGGAAGCCAACTCATCCAACAGACAGCATACTACGAATATTCGGGGACCGCCTTTCTGAACAAAGCCATTGCGAATTTCACATCCAGCGGATCAGGCGGGAAAGATGACCCGTACCTGCCGACCTCCGTGGACATTACAACATCCCCCGGAGCACCGCTTGTTGAATATGGATTTTCAGTGGAGTCGACACCAGGCACGATGACATACATCGACCCTGTAGTGGCCGTCGGATACGACTATAAGACAGACGACGGAGCACTGATACAAGCAATCAACCTGCCGAACATCGGAGACGGTCTCTACAATATTTACACCTTCGACAGCTCCGGAGACCTGTTTCAGGTTGCAAAGGATTGGTCATGGACGCAGGACTTCAATTTTAGCGGAACAGGCGTCAACAAATTTCGTGTCGACGGCATAGAAACTGGAGCAGGACTGGATCCAGGCGACTTCAACGCTTTCAATACCGGTCTTTTGTATTCTATCGAGGGAACGCATCGCGTAACCATGACGGCCTTGACCGTAGACACGGACAATCCACCTTCCGCAACTCCTGAGCCAGGGACCATGCTGCTGATGAGCCTTGGCGCCGCGGGCGTCGCCTTCATGAAGCGTCGCCGCGGCGCGATGAATTCCAACCCTGGACGTGCGCTCTAGCCAGGTCGCCATCCGCTTGAAAATTCATAAGGCCCGGCCCCTTCGCGGGGACCGGGCCTCGTTCGTTTCTTCGCGCCGCTGCCGTGCGGCAGCCGCAGCCCTTCGCGCCTAGCCCCGGAGGCCCTCGATGCGCGCGCGCAGCTCTTCGAGCTTGGCAACCTTCTCGCGCAGCATCTCGCCCTTTTCGCGCTCCTTGGCCACCACCTCGGCCGGGGCGCGGGCCGTGAAGTCCTCATTGGCCAGCTTGCGGCCCACGATCTCGGCCTCCTTGGCGGTCTTGGCCAGCTCCTTGCCCAGGCGCGCCAGCTCCGCGTCGAAGTCCACCGCGCCCGCCAGGGGCACGAACACCGCGTTGCCGCCCGCGGCCGCGCTGGCCGAGGCCTTGGGCGCGGCCACGCCGGGACCGGCCGTGAACGTGGCCAGGCGCGCCAGGGACATGATCAGCCGCTCGTTGCCCAGGAGCACGGAGAGGTCCGCCGCGTCGGCGGTGCGCACCAGGCAGTCGAGCTTCAGGCCCGGGCTGATGGAGAGCTCCGAGCGGATGTTGCGCACGCTCACCACCACCTCGCGCACCAGGTTCATGGCCGCCTCGGCCTCGGGGCGCACGCAGGCGGGACGCGCCGCCGGGTAGGCCACCTTGGAGAGGTCCTTCTCGGCGTGGCCGGGCAGGTGACTCCAGATCTCCTGGGTGACGAAGGGCATGAAGGGGTGCAGGAGCGTGAGCAGCTCCGAGAGCACCGTCCACAGGCAGCGCTCGGCCACGGCCTTGGCCTGGGGGTCGTCCCCGGAGAAGTCGGTCTTGATCATCTCCAGGTACCAGTCGCAGAACTCCAGCCAGAGGAAGGAATAGAGCCCCTGGGCGGCCTCGTTGAAGTGGTAGCCCTCCAGGGCCGGTCCGGTGGCGGCCTTCACGGCCTCCAGGCGGTGCAGGATCCAGGCGTGGTGCAGGGGCAGGCCCTCGGCGTCCAGGTCCGCCGCCGGGATCTCGGCGGGCAGGTTCATCAGCGAGAAGCGCGCCGCGTTCCAGAGCTTGTTCACGAAGTGGCGGTAGCCTTCGATGCGGTCTTCCGAGAGGCGGATGTCGCGCCCCATGGCCGCGAAGGCCGCCAGGGTGAAGCGCAGGGCGTCGGTGCCGAACTTGTCGATCATCACGAGCGGGTCGATGACGTTGCCCGTGGACTTGGACATCTTCTTGCCCTCGCCGTCGCGCACCAGGGCGTGGATGTACACGTCGCGGAAGGGCACCTCGCCCATGAAGTGCTGGCCCATCATCATCATGCGGGCCACCCAGAAGAAGAGGATGTCGAAGGCCGTCACCAGCACCGAGGTGGGGTAGAAGGCCGCGAGCTCCGGGGTCTTGTCCGGCCAGCCCAGGGTGGAGAAGGGCCACAGGGCCGAGGAGAACCAGGTGTCCAGCACGTCCTCGTCCTGGTTGAGCGCGCCGCCGCAGGCGCAGGCCGCGGGGTCTTCCCGCGAGACGACGAGCTGGCCGCAGGCCTGGCAGGTCCAGGCCGGGATGCGGTGCCCCCACCAGATCTGGCGGGAGATGCACCAGTCGCGGATGTTGTCCAGCCAGTGGTAGTAGGTGCTGGTCCACTGGTCGGGGACGATGCGGGTGCGCCCGTCCTCCACGGCCTTGCGCGCCACCTGGGCCAGGGGGCCGGCCTTCACGAACCACTGGGGGGAGACGTGGGGCTCGATGACGGTCTTGCAGCGGTAGCACTCGCCCACGGAGTGGTCGTGCTCTTCCTTCTTCACCAGGAAGCCCTGCTCCTGGAGGGCCTCCAGCACCTTCTTGCGGCACTCCTCGCGGGTGAGGCCCGCGAAGTCCGGCCCGGCGGCGGCGTTCATGCGGCCCTGGCCGTCCATCACCTGGAGCAGCTCCAGGGCGTGGCGCCGTCCCAGCTCGAAGTCGTTCATGTCGTGGGCCGGGGTGACCTTGAGCGCGCCGGTGCCGAACTCGCGGTCCACGTAGGCGTCCGCGATCACGGGAATCAGGCGGTCGGTGAGCGGCAGCCTGACCATCCTGCCCACGAAGGCGGCGTAGCGCTCGTCCTCGGGGTGCACGGCCACGGCGGTGTCGCCCAGCATGGTCTCGGGGCGGGTGGTGGCCACCACCAGCTCGCCGGAGCCGTCGGCCAGGGGGTAGCGGATCTGGTAGAGGCCGCCCTTTTTCGGGGCGTGCTCCACTTCCAGGTCGGCCAGGGCGGTCTGGCAGCGGGGGCACCAGTTGATGATGTAGTCGCCCTTGTAGATCAGGCCTTCCTCGTAGAGGCGCACGAACACCTCGCGCACGGCGCGCGAGAGGCCCTCGTCCATGGTGAAGCGTTCGCGGGTCCAGTCCACGCTGGCGCCCATGCGCCGGATCTGGTTGAGGATGCGCCCGCCGTAGTCCTTGCGCCACTCCCACACCTTCTCCACGAAGGCCTCGCGGCCCAGCGCCTGGCGCGTGACGCCCTCCTTGCCCAGGGAGCGCTCCACCACGTTCTGGGTGGCGATGCCCGCGTGGTCCGTGCCCGGCACCCAGAGCACCTTGCGGCCCTTCTGGCGCATGTGGCGGCAGAGGATGTCCTGGATGGTCAGGTTGAGGGCGTGGCCCATGTGCAGGGCCCCGGTGACGTTGGGCGGCGGGATGACGATGGAGAAGGGTTCGCCTTGGGCCTGGGGGTCGGCCGTGCCGGCCCCGGATTCGCGCCAGAATTCGAGCCAGCGGGCCTCGACCTCGGCGGGTTCGTAGCCTTTGGCAAGGGTGGTGTCGGACATGTGCTCACTCCTTTGGAACGGCCGCGCAATAGCCTGTTTTGCGCCAGTTGTCACCGTGGTCGGGATGGGGCACAACGGGGCCATGTTGG from the Fundidesulfovibrio magnetotacticus genome contains:
- a CDS encoding valine--tRNA ligase translates to MSDTTLAKGYEPAEVEARWLEFWRESGAGTADPQAQGEPFSIVIPPPNVTGALHMGHALNLTIQDILCRHMRQKGRKVLWVPGTDHAGIATQNVVERSLGKEGVTRQALGREAFVEKVWEWRKDYGGRILNQIRRMGASVDWTRERFTMDEGLSRAVREVFVRLYEEGLIYKGDYIINWCPRCQTALADLEVEHAPKKGGLYQIRYPLADGSGELVVATTRPETMLGDTAVAVHPEDERYAAFVGRMVRLPLTDRLIPVIADAYVDREFGTGALKVTPAHDMNDFELGRRHALELLQVMDGQGRMNAAAGPDFAGLTREECRKKVLEALQEQGFLVKKEEHDHSVGECYRCKTVIEPHVSPQWFVKAGPLAQVARKAVEDGRTRIVPDQWTSTYYHWLDNIRDWCISRQIWWGHRIPAWTCQACGQLVVSREDPAACACGGALNQDEDVLDTWFSSALWPFSTLGWPDKTPELAAFYPTSVLVTAFDILFFWVARMMMMGQHFMGEVPFRDVYIHALVRDGEGKKMSKSTGNVIDPLVMIDKFGTDALRFTLAAFAAMGRDIRLSEDRIEGYRHFVNKLWNAARFSLMNLPAEIPAADLDAEGLPLHHAWILHRLEAVKAATGPALEGYHFNEAAQGLYSFLWLEFCDWYLEMIKTDFSGDDPQAKAVAERCLWTVLSELLTLLHPFMPFVTQEIWSHLPGHAEKDLSKVAYPAARPACVRPEAEAAMNLVREVVVSVRNIRSELSISPGLKLDCLVRTADAADLSVLLGNERLIMSLARLATFTAGPGVAAPKASASAAAGGNAVFVPLAGAVDFDAELARLGKELAKTAKEAEIVGRKLANEDFTARAPAEVVAKEREKGEMLREKVAKLEELRARIEGLRG
- a CDS encoding PEP-CTERM sorting domain-containing protein → MKTILFLAMLLVPVCSHAQTSSTFNFTYNFDKLSILGATPQPIQGNFTGNATFEITFSNIVTGTYSSQANSGQYWNSTGTKNATSTIDPIWKPAEMGSIKESSVVVSDLMDSATHSYANTSMVSFISNYFKPASDNTWNAASLSIEGLLQGPIADKFSYDFVVATTNSIGSNFTARGGLVPVTLVGSQLIQQTAYYEYSGTAFLNKAIANFTSSGSGGKDDPYLPTSVDITTSPGAPLVEYGFSVESTPGTMTYIDPVVAVGYDYKTDDGALIQAINLPNIGDGLYNIYTFDSSGDLFQVAKDWSWTQDFNFSGTGVNKFRVDGIETGAGLDPGDFNAFNTGLLYSIEGTHRVTMTALTVDTDNPPSATPEPGTMLLMSLGAAGVAFMKRRRGAMNSNPGRAL
- the cobM gene encoding precorrin-4 C(11)-methyltransferase, with product MTPRVHFVGAGPGDPELLTLKAARLLARADLVIHPGSLTPKAVTDMAAPGARILDSASMTLEETHAAIRDTVLAGGFVVRLQAGDPALYGTVAEQARLLEAEGIDYAVVPGVTAASAASAALRIPATAPEVTQTLVLTRLAGRTPVPEAENLRALAAHKSALAVYLSAHMPEAVREELLAAGHDPATTVAVAHRVGWPEQELHLSTVRDFPELVRARGLTSQTLFLVLPGHQAGTRSKLYDPAFAHGARPAREDSGRNTPC
- a CDS encoding secondary thiamine-phosphate synthase enzyme YjbQ — encoded protein: MLTLTVTTLRREELKPITRDLQQLATANGWSEGVLTLFCPHTTAGLTVNENADPDVARDMLDILARLVPQRGGYRHAEGNSDAHVKASLMGPSLSLIVSGGRIRLGTWQGVYFCEFDGPRERTLWAQWTGT